GCGATCAATTCGTTCAACTCGACGCCCATCATGGCGGCACCCTTCTCGATGATGGAACGGTCGGCGCCGGCAGCGAATGCTTTATCTTTCCACTTCTTGGTGACGCTCTTTACGGGAAGGTCGAGGATGCTCTTTGAGGGGCGCACCAGCGCGGAGGCTGCCACCAGACCGGTCAGCTCGTCGATGGTGAACAGCGTCTTCTCCAGGTTGGTGAGCGGCTCAACGTCACTGCAGATTCCCCAGCCGTGGGAAACGACCGCGCGGATGTAGTCCTCCGGCCACCCGACGTTCTTCAGGATCTCCGGTGCCTTGTGGCAGTGTTCTTCCGGATGGCGCTCGTAGTCGATGTCATGTGCCAGGCCGATCAGGCCCCACATCTCTTCATCTTCGCCGTACTTCTTCGCCATGTGGCGCATCACTGCTTCCACCGCAAGCGAGTGTCTTCTCATCTGGTCGCTGGGCAGGTATTCCTCGACAAGTTTCCAGGTCGCTTCCCTGGTCGGTTTACTACTCATAAAAGCGTGCCTCCCTGATGATTGGTCCAGCCTTGGGATCGTAGTCAAAACAGCCAACGATGTCAATTAGCTAAGCCTTGGGCTCCAAGCGTGCGATCTTCGGCTCGTGCCCCTTCTTGTACACCATCAGCGTCCGCTTGAAGCTGATCACGATGTCGCCGTTTTGGGTGAAGCCGGTGGTCTTGACCGTGACGATGCCAAGGTTCGGCCGCGACTTCGACTCTCTCTTTGCGAGCACCTCCGACTGGGAGTACAGGGTGTCCCCCTCGAAGAGCGGGTTGGGTAGGGTGACCTCGTCCCAGCCGAGGTTCGCGAAGACGTTCTGGGAAATGTCCGTGACGCTTTGGCCGGTGACGATGGCCAGGGTGAGGGTGGAATCCACAAGCGGTTTGCCGAACTCGGTCTGCTCGGAGTAGTGTTGATCGAAGTGGATCGGCGCCGTGTTCTGGGTCAGCAGCGTGAACCAGATATTGTCCGTCTTGGTGATGGTGCGCCCCAGGGGGTGCGGATAGACGTCGCCTACCTCAAAATCCTCGAAGAACCTGCCGCGCCAACCTTCCTTGATTGCCATCTCGACCTCCGGTTTCTCTGTAGTAGGAGCGGCGTCCGCCGCGGATCATCTCAATCTGCTGCCGTCTGTGACCTCACGTAGAGGATCAGCCCGACTAGGGAAAGAGCTACGCCGACCATCCCCGCCGCACCCGGCCATGCTCCGCCCAGGAAAAGGATCTCGCCCAGCAACGAGAAGATCACCTCGGTTGATTGGGTGGCGTCAACGGCGGAAAGCTCGAAAGGCGTTGTAGCCAAGTGGCGCGCCTTATAAAAAAGTGTGGTGGCTATGACGCCGGAGAAGACGGCGACCACCGCCGTGTTGATCATCTGTCCTCCCGAAGGGGGAGGGGGCTGCACGCAGAGGGTCAGCACGATCCAGAACGGGATCGATCCAAGGACCATGATCAGCACCCGGGCCACGCTGTCTTCGAGAACCGCCGAGCTACTCTCCGGGATCCTGGCGATCCTGCCGTGGCGTGCCTCCCAGATCAACTGGTTCCCGAGCGGGTAGGCGAACGCCGCCACCAGCACGGGCACGACGCCCAGGATCGTTTCCCGCAGCGATGCCGCCGATGCTTGTTCGCAGGTGACCAGCACGATGCCGAGGAAGATGAGGGCGGTGAACATGATGCCGCGCATCGGCACCCGTTTGCCGAACAGCAGCAATACCAGCGGCGTCGCAAGTATGGTGGACTGCCATGTGGTGGCCACGACCCAGCCGGGGGCGAAGGAGGAGCTGAAGGTAAGCAGCGAGTAGAAGACCCCGAATCCGATGCTGCCGGCCATGGTCCAGAAGCACCAGTTGTTGCGAAAAGCTATGAACACGGCTTTAAGCAGGCGGGACTTGCCGGCGAGCACCAACCACAGGCTCAGCATGAAAAACATGTAGAAGTAGCGCAGGCTGGCCGTCCAGATCCAGTGGCCGCCCTGCAGGCTCATGGCGCGGTTGAGGACGAAGGTGCTGCTGAAGAAGAGGGCCGAACAAATACCTATGAGAATTAGACGTGTCATTAATACCCGAGATTCACGAGTTGTCCCTGCTTCTGGGTGGGCTAGATCTCTGTATCTGAAATCGCCATACAGGTAAAGTGAAAACGATCCGCGCGGTATCCCGGCATCATCCTCTTGCCCCTGTCACAAGCTCCTGTTTGTCTGCCTGTGGTAAACGCCACAAACTAGCGCAAACACAGGTGTGAGAGGCTTTCGCACTGGGGCCATTCTGCGTTGACAATAGTTGTCTATGATGATACTTTCCGACACGTTCAACGCTTTATACCTTATGCCCGGAAAGGTTCAACACGTGCATCTTTATAAGATTTTCCGTGCCTCATTCTCGAAAATTCCAGTCGTCCTGCTGCTCATAGCGCTTCTTCTGCCTGCGCCCGCCTTTTCTCTCGATTCTGACGATTCGCAAATCTTCATCACTGGGTTCAATGCTTATCAGAAAAGAGACTACAAAACCGCGATCGACAACATGTCCGGCCTGCTCAAGAAGTACCCGGATACGCCGCTCAAGGATATGGCGATCTTCTGGCTTGCCAGGGCACACTACAAGGTCGGCAACAATGCTGAGGCCGGCAAGTACATGGCCCAGTTCCTCCACGACTATCCCGAGAGCCCGCTTAAAGCCACCGTTGAGGATGAACTGCTCCGGCTTGCTGATCAATACCAGAAGGGGCAGCCGATCGCTGCAGCGCCGAAAACCGTTGCGCAGCCGTCTATAGACAAGGCTGCCGCCGAGAAAGCTGCTGCAGAGAAAGCTGCTGTAGAGAAAGCTGCTGCAGACCAGGCCGCCGCCGCTCAAAATGATGCCGCTGATAAAGCTGCTGCCGAAAAGAGTGCCGCTGAGAAAGTCACTGCCGAAAAGGCAACGACTGAGAAAGCCATTGCCGAGAAGGTCGCTGTCGAGAAAGCCGCGCAGAAAGCCGAGGTAAAGAAATCAGCCAAGGCCAAAAAGCCGGCTGCAGAAAAGGGTAAGTCAGCCGCGCTTCGTAAGAAGGCCATCGCAGCTTACAAGGATGTCATCAATCGTTATCCCGGCTCCCCGGCTGCCTCCAATGCATCGGCGAAACTGATGCAGATGGGGATCCAGTACCCCGCCATCAAGGGTACGGGCGCGTCTGCCGCGGCGGGGGAAGTGACCCAGGTTTTCGAGATCGAGGTGGCCCAGTTCGCCGATGTCGATGTCGAGCTCGGACCTGCCGCAGAGACCTCGGAAGCAGGCAAATCCTTCGCGATCCCCATGGTAATCGTCAACAGGGGTAACGGCAGCGACAGCTTCAGCCTCCAATCAGGCTTCCCGCCTGAGTACGGCTTCTACTTCGCCACCGCAGCCACTCCGGATGCCGCCATCACGAAAACCCCAACTTTGGACGTTGGTGAGAAGTTCAGGCTGGTCGGAGTCGGCACTGTTCCGCGCGCCAATATCGACGGTCAGAAAAACAGCTACCCGGTAAAGGTCACCTCCTCTTTCGCCAAGGAAGCGTCGCAGACCAGGGAGGTCGCCCTGGTCACTTCGGCGCCGCTCTTGAGGGGCGTGGTGAAGACGGACAAGACCAGGCTGCTTCCGGGAGAAAAGGTCTCCTACCGTATCTCCCTGCTCAACATCGGTAGCGCGCCGGCTCGCGGCGTTACCTTCCGCCTCAATTACCCGCCGCAATACGAGCCGGTGGGACTTCCTTCGGGAGTGAAACAGGAGACGGGTGCCCTGGTCATGGACGGCATGCGGCTGAAATCCGGTGAGAGCCGGGATATCAACGTCACCTTCCGGCTCAAGGACGAAGCCCTCGCAGACCAGGAACTGTTCGTCAGGGCAGACCTCGTCAACGGTGAGCTCAACAAGAAGGAATCTTTCGTCTCCGCTACCACTGTCGTGCAGAAGGTGAGCGGGGTTACCGCCAGGACCACTTCGGGCAAACTGGTGGTCATCCCGGGACAGACCGTGTCGGTTCCGTTGATCGTCACCAACACCGGCAACGTCAGGGAAGGCTTCTCCATCAAGGCGGCTGTCCCGGCCAATGCCACCTACAACTTCTACGAGGACGTGAACCGGGACGGCAAACGGCAGAGCAGTGAGCCGATCATTAACCACGTAGGACCGCTCTCCCCGAAAGAAGAGGCTTACGTCATTTTCGAAATCGAGACGCCGGCCAGCGCGGCCGACGGCGCCGCGGCTTCCGCTTCGGTTCGCTTCGACTCCGACAATGCGCCCGATCGCTCCGCCGCCGTCCACCTGCAACTGGCCTACTCCCGGCCGGTACTGGAGCTAGGCTTGGCCGCCCGCGGCGGCAAGCTGAAGCCGGGCGAGGTCTCCTCTCTGGAGCTCAACTGCGTTAACCGCGGTTCTAACCTGGCCAAGCAGGTCACCGTGCAGAGTGTCCTCCCGACGCAGCTCGAACTGGTTGCGGCAGATCCGTCCTTCAGCAGGTTCGACAACGGCGTCTACGTTTGGCGCTTCGACGAGCTGGGCGCTGGCGAAAAGCGGAACATCAAGGTAACTTATCGCGTGAAGCCGGGCATTGCCGTCGGCACCAGCGTGCAGATGAAGAATTCGCTCTCCTACCAGGATCTCCTCGGGAACAGGTACTAAGATGGCACCTCTTCGCATCGTCACCTTCGGCATTCTTTTTCTGCTTTGCTGCGGCAGCGCCGGGCATGCCGAAGAGATGCTGCTCTACACCCCTAAGGAAGCGACGGGCGCGGAGGCGCCGGCGTCACCTAAGGAAGGTGTTCTGGTGCGTACGGTGACGGTACAGCGGGGCGACACGCTGTCCAGACTCTCCCGGAAGCACATCGGCGTATCCGACTACTTCCCGCAGATGCTGGTCTTCAACAAGATAAAGAACCCGGACTTGATTCATCCGGGCGATAAGTTGCTGGTACCGGTTCCTCCGGGACAGACGGGAAAGGTCGAGAAGGCAGTCAAGGCCGGGAAGCCCGCAAAGGTAAAGGCGGCGAAGGCAGTCAAGGCCACGCCCCCACCCGCCGTCCAACGTCCCGCAGCCCTGAAAAAAGCCGTCTCCATCGAGCGGTTGCCCGTCAAGTCGGGGGAACAGGACCTGTTCCAGAGGGGGCAGCGCGCCTACCTCGATCATGACTACCGCGAGGCTTTGGCCCGCTTCAACGACTTTTTACGGAAATTCCCCCGTTCCAGGTTCGCCGCGGATGCCTCCCTGTACCGCGCCGACTGCTTCCTGCACTTGTCCGGGGAGTAACTAACCGCCTCTTCCGACCACTTCCAGCCCATACCAGACACCGCGATCTACCGCCGGGGACCTGTTGCTGAAGCACCATGCTCAACCACAGACCCTGCCGCTAGAACTGCGACTGGAGGGCGGCACGGTCGATTCTCGTGTAATGATATGTATTTATGTAATTTTTTGAATAGGAGAGTTTTGAGATGCAAAAACCGATAGCGTTCCAGGTGGCGGCAGGTGCTGGTCAGGTTTTGGGGGTGTGCGAGCGGGCGGAATTTACCTGCGCCGAGCTCTACCACTACTTCGCCCACCTCTTCAAGGACGAGCGGGAGATCTTTTACATCTGGCTGAAGAGTGCGTTGGAGCGGGAAAACCGGGCCAGGCTGTTGACCCTGGTCGGCAAGCTCGCGCTGGACGATGTGATAGAGGGGGTCAACCTGGAGCTGGCGGAAGCGGAGGAGATCCTCGCCAAGGTCCGCGCCATGCTGGAGCTGGCAAAAGAAGAGCCCCCCGAGGTCCGGGAGGCTCTCCAGCTTGGTATCGATCTTGAGCGCACCCTCGATCGGATCACCATGGAAAAGGTGGTGCAGTTCAGCGAGTCATACCAAAAGTGGTTCCTGGCCATCATGAACCGCGACCAGATGGAACTTTTACAGAACGCCTACAAGCAACTCGGCCGGGACTAGCCGGCCGTCGTCATGCCACCACGCGGCTACCGGGTCTCCTGACGGTAGCCGTTCAATTTTGCCAACTCCCGCACCAGCGGATCGACCTTGCGGTCCGTGATGAAGATCCTGCCTCCCTTGGCGTCGTTAAGCATCACGCCCGGCATGCGCACCCCGTATCCCTTCTCCCAAAGCGACCACAGTTCCTGCTCACCGTAGCGCCCGGCGATGTCCAGCCGGTTCAAAAGCTTGTCGGACAGGCTCTGCAAGTCGTCGTGATCCTGGACCGCGATGACCTGGTACCCCTTTCCTTCCAAGAGGCTGGTGAGCGAATCACCCATCGGGTCTCCCTGGAAACGCGCCAGCACGTAACGCTTGCCGTTTTTCTCGAAATAGCGGTACACCGGAATCTCCAGCCGCACGCCGTTGTTGTCGTCGGCGTATAGGTCGATGTTCCGGTCGGCCTGGAACCGGATGCCGAGGGCTTCCAACAGCGCGTCCGCGATCCCCCGGGGATCCTTCTCCGGGATCTGGTAGAGGACGCTGTCGTCGGGCCTGCCGGTGATGATGGGGGCTGTCGAGGGTGTCTCCACCAGCTTGAAGCCGTGCGAGGCGAGTAGCCGGACCAGTGCCTGCGGCGTGGCCGGGCGTTTACCGGGGACCTTGAGAAGGGTGATGTCCTGGCGCAGCAGGCTGTCCTGGTTTTTCTCGATCTTGAAGTCGGCCTGTACGATCACCTTGCAGTCGGAGCCGAAGTCGA
This window of the Geomonas agri genome carries:
- a CDS encoding HDIG domain-containing metalloprotein — protein: MSSKPTREATWKLVEEYLPSDQMRRHSLAVEAVMRHMAKKYGEDEEMWGLIGLAHDIDYERHPEEHCHKAPEILKNVGWPEDYIRAVVSHGWGICSDVEPLTNLEKTLFTIDELTGLVAASALVRPSKSILDLPVKSVTKKWKDKAFAAGADRSIIEKGAAMMGVELNELIADTIEGMKTEAEAIGLKGNL
- a CDS encoding MaoC family dehydratase, translating into MAIKEGWRGRFFEDFEVGDVYPHPLGRTITKTDNIWFTLLTQNTAPIHFDQHYSEQTEFGKPLVDSTLTLAIVTGQSVTDISQNVFANLGWDEVTLPNPLFEGDTLYSQSEVLAKRESKSRPNLGIVTVKTTGFTQNGDIVISFKRTLMVYKKGHEPKIARLEPKA
- a CDS encoding DMT family transporter, with translation MTRLILIGICSALFFSSTFVLNRAMSLQGGHWIWTASLRYFYMFFMLSLWLVLAGKSRLLKAVFIAFRNNWCFWTMAGSIGFGVFYSLLTFSSSFAPGWVVATTWQSTILATPLVLLLFGKRVPMRGIMFTALIFLGIVLVTCEQASAASLRETILGVVPVLVAAFAYPLGNQLIWEARHGRIARIPESSSAVLEDSVARVLIMVLGSIPFWIVLTLCVQPPPPSGGQMINTAVVAVFSGVIATTLFYKARHLATTPFELSAVDATQSTEVIFSLLGEILFLGGAWPGAAGMVGVALSLVGLILYVRSQTAAD
- a CDS encoding tetratricopeptide repeat protein; amino-acid sequence: MILSDTFNALYLMPGKVQHVHLYKIFRASFSKIPVVLLLIALLLPAPAFSLDSDDSQIFITGFNAYQKRDYKTAIDNMSGLLKKYPDTPLKDMAIFWLARAHYKVGNNAEAGKYMAQFLHDYPESPLKATVEDELLRLADQYQKGQPIAAAPKTVAQPSIDKAAAEKAAAEKAAVEKAAADQAAAAQNDAADKAAAEKSAAEKVTAEKATTEKAIAEKVAVEKAAQKAEVKKSAKAKKPAAEKGKSAALRKKAIAAYKDVINRYPGSPAASNASAKLMQMGIQYPAIKGTGASAAAGEVTQVFEIEVAQFADVDVELGPAAETSEAGKSFAIPMVIVNRGNGSDSFSLQSGFPPEYGFYFATAATPDAAITKTPTLDVGEKFRLVGVGTVPRANIDGQKNSYPVKVTSSFAKEASQTREVALVTSAPLLRGVVKTDKTRLLPGEKVSYRISLLNIGSAPARGVTFRLNYPPQYEPVGLPSGVKQETGALVMDGMRLKSGESRDINVTFRLKDEALADQELFVRADLVNGELNKKESFVSATTVVQKVSGVTARTTSGKLVVIPGQTVSVPLIVTNTGNVREGFSIKAAVPANATYNFYEDVNRDGKRQSSEPIINHVGPLSPKEEAYVIFEIETPASAADGAAASASVRFDSDNAPDRSAAVHLQLAYSRPVLELGLAARGGKLKPGEVSSLELNCVNRGSNLAKQVTVQSVLPTQLELVAADPSFSRFDNGVYVWRFDELGAGEKRNIKVTYRVKPGIAVGTSVQMKNSLSYQDLLGNRY
- a CDS encoding LysM peptidoglycan-binding domain-containing protein → MAPLRIVTFGILFLLCCGSAGHAEEMLLYTPKEATGAEAPASPKEGVLVRTVTVQRGDTLSRLSRKHIGVSDYFPQMLVFNKIKNPDLIHPGDKLLVPVPPGQTGKVEKAVKAGKPAKVKAAKAVKATPPPAVQRPAALKKAVSIERLPVKSGEQDLFQRGQRAYLDHDYREALARFNDFLRKFPRSRFAADASLYRADCFLHLSGE
- a CDS encoding rubrerythrin, whose product is MQKPIAFQVAAGAGQVLGVCERAEFTCAELYHYFAHLFKDEREIFYIWLKSALERENRARLLTLVGKLALDDVIEGVNLELAEAEEILAKVRAMLELAKEEPPEVREALQLGIDLERTLDRITMEKVVQFSESYQKWFLAIMNRDQMELLQNAYKQLGRD